The following proteins come from a genomic window of Phnomibacter ginsenosidimutans:
- a CDS encoding group 1 truncated hemoglobin: MRKQVFVMAAAVAMLAVACKKDSNEMVDNSLYAKLGGSAMVADPTNSAQMIEKGRLGLRSVVDSSIFVIAADPKMQPFFTPLLTEVTAGNTTNLAILSKNLTDFFCVATGAKNFTYSGLGMAAAHDPARNPRMAKKSTNADYDAFVADVVIGAQKNKVPTELIQEVGKLLETLRSVIVQQ, from the coding sequence ATGAGAAAGCAAGTATTTGTGATGGCTGCAGCTGTAGCCATGCTGGCGGTAGCCTGCAAAAAAGACAGCAACGAAATGGTGGACAATAGTTTGTATGCCAAGTTGGGCGGCAGTGCCATGGTAGCCGATCCTACCAACAGTGCACAAATGATTGAGAAGGGTAGGCTGGGTTTGCGGAGTGTGGTAGACAGCAGCATTTTTGTCATTGCGGCCGACCCTAAAATGCAGCCTTTTTTTACGCCATTGCTGACTGAAGTAACAGCCGGCAATACTACCAACCTGGCTATCCTTAGTAAAAACCTGACCGACTTTTTTTGCGTAGCTACCGGTGCCAAAAACTTTACGTACAGTGGTTTGGGCATGGCCGCAGCACATGATCCTGCCCGTAATCCACGTATGGCCAAAAAAAGTACGAATGCTGATTACGACGCATTTGTAGCCGATGTTGTGATTGGTGCACAAAAGAACAAAGTGCCAACTGAACTGATTCAGGAAGTAGGCAAGTTGCTGGAAACTTTGCGTTCTGTGATTGTACAGCAATAA